The genomic interval GACTTTGTGTGTCTCTAtctcctctctcccctctACCTACCACTAccgctctttttttttaaagaagcagaagcaacAATGGCGCCCCTCTCGACCGTGACGCGCGCCCTCGCCCGGCCCTCCGTCCTGCGTGTTGCCGCCCGCACCATCTCGACGACCCCGGCCGTCCGCGGCGACTCTTCCTACTCTAGCCCTTTCAAGGGCGagagcaacagcaccaaggTGCCGGATTTCTCAAAGTACCTGTCGGACAAGAAGCCGAGCTCGAATGCGCTGATTAGCTATTTCATGGTGGGCACGTTGGGTGCGATCACCGCGGGGGGGGCGAAGAGTACCATTCAGGGTAGGTGATTTTGGGGttaggaaggggggggggaagggatggaggggatcAATTGGAGGGATATGGGGTTGGTTaagaagggggaggctgACAGTATGGTTGCTATACAGAGTTCCTCGTCAACATGTCCGCCTCTGCTGACGTCTTGGCTTTGgccaaggttgaggttgatttgAATGCCATTCCCGAGGGCAAGAATGTAAGGATTCTTTCTCTCTGGAGAATAGTTGGGAAGGGATAGGAAGGTCGGCTGACGgagacaaaaaaaataacagGTCATCGTCAAGTGGAGAGGCAAGCCCGTCTTCATCCGCCACCGCACAGCCgccgagattgaggaggccaacaacatcaacgttGCGTCGCTAAGAGACCCCGAGGCCGACAGCGATCGCGTTCAGAAGCCTGAGTGGCTTGTCATGTTGGGTATGTCAAGAGACAAAAAatatggggggggggagggtgatggatgatACTGACAGCAACACAACTAGGTGTCTGCACACACTTGGGCTGCGTCCCCATcggcgaggccggtgagTACGGCGGCTGGTTCTGCCCCTGCCACGGCTCCCACTACGACATTTCGGGCCGCATCAGAAAGGGCCCTGCCCCTCTGAACCTCGAGATTCCCGCGTACGAGTTCCCCGAGGACGACAAGCTGGTTATTGGTTAAACGCTTGCTACTTTGCTGCGGTTTTGTTGCGGAGAAAATAAAAAGCGAGCGAATCGatagaaagagagagagagagagagagaaagagagaaccTAAAATGCAAAAACTTGTATAttcttgtccaccaccaatTCGCAGGTTTTCTAGAGGGGTtagggggttggggtagCTGGGAGGAGCTGACGTTGAAATTGTTGTATTAGTACCATGAgaaggggaggcggtggtttgAGCAATATTGATAGACGTGTCAAACAGACAGATGAGAGAGGGTAGAAATGGATATACTGGAGACTCAAGCACGCAGGGAATTTTGAAGTAACCTGTTGTCTTTGCCAATGCTAGTGAGTGTTTCTTTGGCTCAACATATGGCTCAACTTTGCTGTTCATGGCTGGCGAGGACTGAAAATTGTCTTGTATTTTGAGACAAAGCACCCACGCCGCTTTATTCCAGCCTAATCAAGTCGACAACATGAGTTTTGGTGGCAGGGTTCCGGAAACGTGCCTCTTGACGAAAGAAGCGGTTCGGAGTTAGTTGGCTGTTGACTATTACGAGAGTGGTGTTGTTAAAGTATCCTCTCCAGCCTTTtccggtgatgatggttaaCCCCCCTTTTAATACGGGAGTTTATAGGACTGGGACGCAAGTAAAACTCTCTGCTCAAAGTGAACCTCTAGGGGTTCTCGTTAACAAATACGTTGTCTGCTCTTTTCTTATGGTGGTAGCCCTCCCAGTGGGATACGCCAGCAAATATCCCTTTTTATAGGTACATCCATCaacatggcctcctcctcctcctccccccgccgcgccctcctcaaccacgTCCACCAACTCCGCACCTacctctccttttcccccgAGCAAAAAGCCCGCCGCCCCGTCCCGTTTGTCCGCTGCGACATCTGCCGCTCCGAAACAGGTGAGATCATCACCCCCGCGACCCCCGGCTCGGCATTGACAACCTTCCCCCTCAGCCCGACGGACCGCGTCCGCGCTGGTCTTGTCTTGCCGTGCGGCCACATGTTCCACACCGAATGCTGGGACCCCTACCCAGCCACGTTCCGCGGCAAGGGCGCCATCACCTGCCCGCGCTGCCGCCTCCGGCTCAACTTCTCGGGGATGGAACGCAATAGATGTGCTGATCTCCCCTGGCGGTACCACATGCCCGAACCGGACAACCCCAGCTGGAAGTGGGAGATTGAGAAAATCCCAAAGACGGCGCAGGAGTATATCCtcgaggggagggaggccgagtttgagTTGGGGGCCATGTGCAACGTTGACAGGTTGATCGGGGCGAGTTTGCTGGGGAAGAATAtcgaggtggagagggacTTGGtcgaggggaggggggagagggtcgAGTTGAGCAAGTTGGTGGACAAGGTGAGGGCGGATGGGTGGttttttgaggaggagattgatcTTGCTTTTCCGGGGTGGTTGCCGAggatggagttgggggatATACGGCGGGAGCCgccgagggggggaggaggaggcttgggtggaggggcggttgaagaggttgatgaggagggaggggtacACTTGGGGGGGAGCCGCCGCCGGGGAGCAGGAAAAGGGGCCGTAATTTGTGGAATATTGGTGGGGAttatgatgaggatgatgaggatgatgaggatgaggatgatgaggatgaggatgatgatgatgaggaggaggaggaggaagaggaggaggaggaggaggaggaggaggaggaggatagtgagatggatgatgaggaggagtagtgagggagggagggaagggaggttggtgttttgatcTAGAACCAAGAGATGTCTTGTGTATCTGTTTACACACACTCTTCTGGCCCCTTTGATAACCCGAGTGCGGGTACTAATCCACATGAGATGTAAGCCCCAGCTCCAAGACATTTCACACAAAAAGTCACACTTGCAGGATACACACTTCACCAAAAAACACACAGACAACAAAATAGTAACTATTCATTTCCGTTTCCATttccctcctgctccctctcaaaataataataataaaaagtCACGCCTCACAGCGTAAAGAATACCGGGTTAAAACTGTTTCCATGATTTACCCTTCATATATCAAAAGTATACATCCTCCTCGAACTCCGCCCCCTTCACAAACTATCCTACATCTGTTCACAACCCCAAAGCAGCATTAAACACGCTAGCAGCCTGAGCACCCTCAGCCTGACTAGCAGCCGCCGCGCCCTCCTCACAAGCCTCGATCGTCTCGGGGCTAGCCTTGCACGCACTATCCAGCCTCTGGCAGACAAAGAACGAAATAATATCAATGTTGAGCGCAGACCCATGCGAGAAATCAGCCGCGTTCACAGGCTGGAAGCTCTCCTCCTGACGCCCGTCAAGCCCAGCAGCGAACTGAATAGCGGGGCTGCCGCAGCTCCCAAAGTCCAGGACATTCTGGCGGCGACCGACGACGGAACGGCGAGCCTTGCGACgacgagcagcagccaagCAAGCGGCCTCCTGCTGGTCGCACTGCCCAGTACCACCCTGGATCTGACCAGAGTTAGCAGCGTTGGCGCAGGCGTTCTTCTGAATGGCGCACGAGCGCTGGATGGCGGCGCCGGCTTGGAGGAAGGTGTTTCCGTTGACGGAGAAGGGGCGGTTGGAAGCAGGGTCGGAAATGACGGCGGGGGCAGGGCCGCCGAGGGCGCCGGTGAAGGTCTGGACGTTCACAGTGCCGGTGGGGACCTCCTCAACGGGGGGTTCCTCAACGACGGGTGgctcctcatcttcaacgaCCGGCTCGcagacctcctcctcgtcaacggGGGGCTCCTCGACAGCCGGGGGCTCCTCGACAGCAGGctcgtcatcaacaacaggctCGCAGACCTCCTGATCGCCAACAGCGGCGAGGATGTCGGCCTCCGAAACAGCAGGCACCAAAAGGTTCTGGGAAATGATGCACCCAATCGCATCGTTCTCGTCGTTGCAGGTGTTACCAGCAGCAGTAGGGTCGCCAATCTCACCAGGGGCAAAGGTGCCGCTCTGCAGAGCAAGAAGCGGGTCGGCCCCGATGGAGAACAAAGCCTTGGCCACCTCGAGCTCGACCTCGGCGTTGTTGGCCGCCTCGGCAGAAGCAGGGTCCTGGtgctggttgatgttgacgagcTCGGCATTGACAGGAGTCTCGTTGCAGAGGGGGGAAGCCTCGCCGACGGTCAAGGTGTTACGCTCGAGGGCAcggaagaggatggcgttgatggcCAAGTCGAGGTCGTTGGCGGCCTTGGCGTTGGTGAGAGCCTGGTCGGCGACGATCTGCTGGAGGCAGTCGAGGCGGTCGGCCGAGATGTCACCGGCgccgttggcggcggcggcgttaccgaggagggggaacaCGCAGTCGAGGatgttgtttgggttgttgagcttgagggCGACGTTGCAGGCGCGGAGGACGGCCTCGTGCGAGTGTTCCTGGGGAACCTCGCGCTTGGTGGCTCGGAGGGAGTAAGTGGGCACATCGCGGGCC from Podospora pseudoanserina strain CBS 124.78 chromosome 6, whole genome shotgun sequence carries:
- a CDS encoding hypothetical protein (EggNog:ENOG503NW04), yielding MKYGTALVAIAVGLASARDVPTYSLRATKREVPQEHSHEAVLRACNVALKLNNPNNILDCVFPLLGNAAAANGAGDISADRLDCLQQIVADQALTNAKAANDLDLAINAILFRALERNTLTVGEASPLCNETPVNAELVNINQHQDPASAEAANNAEVELEVAKALFSIGADPLLALQSGTFAPGEIGDPTAAGNTCNDENDAIGCIISQNLLVPAVSEADILAAVGDQEVCEPVVDDEPAVEEPPAVEEPPVDEEEVCEPVVEDEEPPVVEEPPVEEVPTGTVNVQTFTGALGGPAPAVISDPASNRPFSVNGNTFLQAGAAIQRSCAIQKNACANAANSGQIQGGTGQCDQQEAACLAAARRRKARRSVVGRRQNVLDFGSCGSPAIQFAAGLDGRQEESFQPVNAADFSHGSALNIDIISFFVCQRLDSACKASPETIEACEEGAAAASQAEGAQAASVFNAALGL
- the RIP1 gene encoding Cytochrome b-c1 complex subunit Rieske, mitochondrial (COG:C; EggNog:ENOG503NV7A; BUSCO:EOG09264MIL), which gives rise to MWEQLGPEKAKVRLTKKPQSTDADVDFVCLYLLSPLYLPLPLFFFKEAEATMAPLSTVTRALARPSVLRVAARTISTTPAVRGDSSYSSPFKGESNSTKVPDFSKYLSDKKPSSNALISYFMVGTLGAITAGGAKSTIQEFLVNMSASADVLALAKVEVDLNAIPEGKNVIVKWRGKPVFIRHRTAAEIEEANNINVASLRDPEADSDRVQKPEWLVMLGVCTHLGCVPIGEAGEYGGWFCPCHGSHYDISGRIRKGPAPLNLEIPAYEFPEDDKLVIG